One stretch of Bacillus sp. (in: firmicutes) DNA includes these proteins:
- the rpsI gene encoding 30S ribosomal protein S9 produces the protein MAQVQYIGTGRRKSSVARVRLVPGNGRVVVNGRDIEEYFNLETLRVVAKQPLVATENAGSYDVLVNVNGGGYTGQAGAIRHGIARALLQADPEYRAVLKSAGFLTRDARAKERKKYGLKGARRAPQFSKR, from the coding sequence TTGGCACAGGTACAATATATCGGTACAGGACGTCGTAAAAGTTCAGTTGCACGTGTTCGTTTAGTTCCTGGTAATGGACGTGTTGTTGTGAACGGTCGCGACATTGAAGAATATTTTAATTTAGAAACACTACGTGTAGTTGCTAAGCAACCACTAGTAGCCACTGAAAATGCAGGTAGCTATGATGTATTAGTAAATGTTAACGGCGGTGGATACACTGGCCAAGCTGGCGCAATCCGTCATGGTATTGCTCGTGCATTATTACAAGCTGACCCAGAATATCGCGCAGTACTTAAGAGCGCAGGCTTCTTAACTCGCGATGCTCGTGCTAAAGAACGTAAGAAATACGGTCTTAAAGGCGCTCGTCGTGCACCTCAGTTCTCAAAACGTTAA
- a CDS encoding energy-coupling factor transporter transmembrane protein EcfT, protein MKNVIIGQYIPGNSFIYRMDPRAKIMTIFLFVIIVFLANNFATYSLLVLFTIGAVFFSKVPVNYILKGLKPILWIVLFTLILHLFMTKGGNVVLDFGWLTIYEGGIKQGIFISLRFILLIMVTSLLTLTTTPIEITDGMESLLSPFKRFGVPAHELALMMSISLRFIPTLMEETEKIIKAQSARGVDFTTGAIKERVKAIVPLLVPLFISAFRRAEDLALAMEARGYRGGEGRTKLRELVWKGADNLAFAILAVLMVLLFILRS, encoded by the coding sequence ATGAAAAATGTGATTATTGGCCAATATATACCTGGTAATTCATTTATTTATCGAATGGATCCTCGTGCGAAAATAATGACGATCTTTTTATTTGTGATTATTGTTTTTCTTGCTAATAACTTCGCAACATATTCGCTATTAGTATTGTTTACTATAGGAGCCGTTTTTTTCTCAAAAGTTCCAGTTAACTATATTCTTAAGGGATTAAAGCCGATTTTATGGATTGTGCTTTTTACATTGATTTTGCATTTGTTTATGACAAAGGGAGGTAACGTTGTTCTCGATTTCGGGTGGCTTACGATTTATGAAGGTGGGATTAAGCAGGGGATATTCATATCTCTACGCTTTATACTGCTGATTATGGTGACAAGCCTTTTAACATTAACAACAACGCCGATTGAAATTACAGATGGTATGGAATCATTGCTGTCCCCTTTTAAGAGGTTTGGCGTACCGGCCCATGAACTAGCTTTAATGATGTCGATTTCGCTGCGCTTTATTCCGACATTAATGGAAGAAACAGAAAAAATTATTAAAGCCCAATCAGCCCGGGGCGTCGATTTTACAACAGGTGCGATAAAGGAACGCGTTAAGGCAATTGTGCCGCTTCTTGTTCCGTTATTTATTAGTGCCTTTAGACGTGCTGAAGACCTTGCCTTAGCGATGGAGGCAAGAGGTTATCGCGGTGGTGAAGGACGTACAAAGCTGAGAGAGCTAGTTTGGAAGGGCGCAGATAATCTCGCTTTTGCCATCTTGGCAGTTCTGATGGTTTTATTATTTATTTTGCGATCATAA
- the rplM gene encoding 50S ribosomal protein L13, whose amino-acid sequence MRQTYMAKASEVNRKWLVVDAEGQTLGRLATEVASILRGKHKPTFTPHVDTGDHVIIINAEKIHLTGNKLNGKIYYRHTQHPGGIKSRTAKEMLETRPEQMLEGAIKGMLPKNTLGRQMFKKLNVYKGSEHPHQAQKPEVYQLRG is encoded by the coding sequence ATGCGTCAAACTTATATGGCGAAGGCTTCAGAGGTTAATCGTAAATGGTTAGTAGTCGACGCTGAAGGCCAAACTTTAGGTCGTCTTGCTACTGAAGTAGCTTCAATTCTTCGTGGTAAGCATAAACCAACATTTACACCACATGTAGACACTGGTGACCACGTAATTATCATTAATGCAGAAAAAATTCACTTAACAGGTAATAAGTTAAACGGAAAAATTTATTATCGTCATACACAACATCCAGGTGGAATAAAATCACGTACTGCAAAGGAAATGCTTGAAACTCGCCCTGAACAAATGCTTGAAGGTGCGATTAAAGGAATGCTTCCAAAAAACACTTTAGGACGTCAAATGTTTAAGAAGCTTAACGTATACAAAGGTAGCGAGCATCCACATCAAGCACAAAAACCAGAAGTGTATCAACTTCGCGGATAA
- the truA gene encoding tRNA pseudouridine(38-40) synthase TruA has product MDRLKCTIAYDGTDFSGFQVQPNDRTVQGDIENALKKLHKGEDIRIHPSGRTDAGVHAHGQVVHFDSSFVIPAERWVIALNTLLPDDIVVTNVEQVDMNFHARYDVVKKEYRYFLLNQKDRDVFRKNHSYHYPYLVNLEKVIEGSKHLLGTHDFTSFCSTKSDKENKIRTIEEIEIKQIGNEIVFRFVGNGFLYNMVRIIVGTLLKVGQGRLSPEDIKGILDKKDRKAAGKTAPAHGLYLWRVWY; this is encoded by the coding sequence ATGGACCGTTTAAAATGTACAATTGCATATGATGGTACTGATTTTTCAGGATTTCAAGTTCAGCCAAATGATCGTACAGTGCAGGGGGATATTGAGAATGCTTTGAAAAAGCTCCATAAGGGTGAGGATATCCGTATCCATCCATCGGGAAGAACAGATGCCGGTGTACATGCTCATGGACAAGTCGTTCATTTTGATAGCTCATTCGTGATTCCCGCGGAGCGTTGGGTGATTGCTCTTAACACGCTGCTTCCCGATGATATCGTTGTTACAAACGTTGAGCAAGTTGATATGAATTTCCATGCTAGATATGATGTAGTCAAAAAAGAGTATCGTTATTTTTTATTAAATCAAAAAGATAGAGATGTATTCCGCAAAAATCATAGCTACCATTATCCATATCTAGTTAATTTGGAAAAAGTAATCGAAGGATCGAAGCATTTGTTAGGTACGCATGATTTTACGTCATTTTGCTCAACAAAGTCGGATAAAGAAAATAAAATTCGTACAATCGAGGAAATTGAGATTAAGCAGATTGGAAATGAAATTGTTTTTCGCTTTGTTGGCAATGGTTTTTTATATAATATGGTGCGGATTATTGTAGGGACGCTGCTAAAGGTTGGACAAGGCAGGTTGTCGCCTGAGGATATTAAGGGGATTTTGGATAAAAAAGATCGTAAAGCAGCAGGAAAAACAGCTCCTGCCCATGGTTTATATTTGTGGAGGGTATGGTATTAA
- a CDS encoding DUF2521 family protein produces the protein MNVITTLEDKREAKRIAFERKVLRELSIKQLKEKVTIYFSPFFRSQSIFSTAIEDGSIDIAIELFVLGANMSKFGYFGETEEMVRARCSDEIKYYTDSLYEYLQYWGAAAGNDLVSESIYISAEQFASFWWKEGFQKGERRRKMRLH, from the coding sequence ATGAATGTTATTACAACTTTGGAAGATAAAAGGGAGGCAAAGCGAATTGCCTTTGAGAGAAAAGTGCTACGGGAGCTATCGATTAAGCAATTAAAAGAAAAAGTTACTATATATTTTTCGCCATTTTTTCGCTCGCAGTCCATCTTTTCGACCGCGATAGAAGATGGTAGTATTGATATCGCCATTGAGCTGTTTGTATTAGGTGCCAACATGAGCAAGTTTGGTTATTTTGGAGAAACAGAGGAGATGGTCAGGGCAAGATGCTCCGATGAGATCAAGTATTATACGGATAGCCTGTATGAGTACCTACAGTATTGGGGTGCCGCCGCAGGTAATGATTTAGTAAGTGAATCAATCTATATTTCCGCTGAACAATTCGCGTCCTTCTGGTGGAAGGAAGGATTTCAAAAAGGCGAAAGAAGGCGTAAAATGCGTCTGCATTAG